GGCGGATCTCATGGCCCAGCCCGGCAAACGGCGGGTGTACTCGAACTACGGGTTCGGGGTCCTCGCCGAGACGATCCAGCTGGCGTCGGGCATCGAGTTCGGGCAGTACCTGGCCGAGGCGCTGTTCGAGCCGCTCGGTATGGCGGATTCCGCATTGCAGGGTGGGGCCGAGGTTGCCGGGTACGGCGTGGTGTCGACCGTCGCGGACCTGGTCGCCTTCGCCGGTGACCTGCTGCGGCCGACGACGGTTTCGCAGCAGATGCACGCGGAGGCCACGTCGGTGCAGTTTCCGGGTCTGTCGGGGGTGCTGCCGGGGTTCGGGACCCAGCGCCCCAACGACTGGGGGCTCGGCTTCGAGATCCGCAACGGCAAGTCGCCGCACTGGACCGGCTCGGCCAACTCGGGGGCCACGTACGGGCATTTTGGCCAGTCAGGGACATTTTTGTGGGTCGATCCCGAGGCCGATCTGGCGCTCGTCGTGCTCACGGATCGCGACTTCGGCGACTGGGC
The nucleotide sequence above comes from Mycolicibacterium moriokaense. Encoded proteins:
- a CDS encoding serine hydrolase domain-containing protein gives rise to the protein MAALDAIEEWPAPTVAAAVVGPSGTLAEHGDIRHRFGLASVTKPLVARAAQIAIEEGVVELDTEAGPPGSTVRHLLAHASGYAMHSADLMAQPGKRRVYSNYGFGVLAETIQLASGIEFGQYLAEALFEPLGMADSALQGGAEVAGYGVVSTVADLVAFAGDLLRPTTVSQQMHAEATSVQFPGLSGVLPGFGTQRPNDWGLGFEIRNGKSPHWTGSANSGATYGHFGQSGTFLWVDPEADLALVVLTDRDFGDWAYPRWPALSDEVLREFGAH